In a single window of the Granulicella sibirica genome:
- a CDS encoding dihydrodipicolinate synthase family protein, translating into MIWKGVMPAMTTAFKSDLSLDHQAIAKRAKWMIDSGCTGLILLGSLGEATALTQDEKRTVLEIGRDAVGPNVPVVSAISGLATADTVNLAKMAEKAGADGLMVLPPYVYKGDWREMKAHIAAIFRATDLPCMLYNNPIAYGTDFTPQQIVELANEHPNFMAVKESSTDVRRVTSIQTLLGNRLALFVGVDDAIVEAIAAGATGWVAGLVNAFPEESVRVFNLAMEGNFNEAFALYRWFLPLLRLDTVPKFIQLIKLTEERIGVGTAYVRPPRLELTGAEREEALAIIDASMANRPTLALV; encoded by the coding sequence ATGATCTGGAAAGGCGTCATGCCGGCAATGACCACGGCATTCAAAAGCGACCTCAGCCTCGACCACCAAGCCATCGCGAAACGTGCCAAATGGATGATCGACTCAGGCTGCACCGGCCTTATCCTCCTCGGCTCCCTGGGCGAGGCTACCGCCCTCACCCAGGATGAGAAGCGCACCGTCCTCGAGATAGGCCGCGACGCCGTCGGACCCAACGTCCCCGTCGTCTCCGCCATCTCCGGCCTGGCCACCGCAGACACCGTCAACCTCGCCAAAATGGCCGAGAAAGCCGGCGCCGATGGGCTGATGGTCCTGCCACCCTACGTCTACAAAGGCGATTGGCGCGAGATGAAAGCCCACATCGCCGCCATCTTCCGCGCAACGGATCTCCCCTGCATGCTCTACAACAACCCCATCGCCTACGGCACCGACTTCACCCCGCAGCAGATTGTCGAGCTCGCCAACGAGCACCCCAACTTCATGGCTGTCAAGGAGTCCAGCACCGACGTCCGCCGCGTCACCTCCATTCAGACCCTCCTCGGCAACCGTCTCGCCCTCTTCGTCGGTGTCGACGACGCCATCGTCGAAGCCATTGCAGCCGGAGCCACTGGCTGGGTCGCCGGCCTCGTCAACGCCTTCCCCGAAGAGTCCGTCCGCGTCTTCAATCTTGCCATGGAGGGAAACTTCAACGAAGCCTTCGCCCTCTACCGTTGGTTCCTCCCGCTGCTCCGCCTCGATACCGTGCCGAAGTTCATCCAGCTCATCAAGCTCACCGAGGAGCGCATCGGCGTAGGCACAGCCTACGTCCGCCCCCCGCGTCTCGAGCTCACTGGCGCCGAACGCGAAGAAGCCCTCGCGATCATCGATGCGTCCATGGCCAACCGCCCCACCCTCGCCCTTGTCTAG
- a CDS encoding M20/M25/M40 family metallo-hydrolase: MRIRGWSGRLALMAVCGCGAVTAWGQAPPALLPEEVKVESRGIFKELIEINTTNSVGNVTMAAEAMKARFLRAGFAEEDLPIVGANPKKMNLVVRLRGTGAKKPILVLCHLDVVEAERKDWTTDPFQFVEKDGFFYGRGTQDMKEADAILVETLIRFKREGYKPDRDIILVLTAGEEGGGDNGVRWLVENRKDLIDADFALNPDSGPVLMKNGKATIVTVEAIEKSSANFEVTATNRGGHSSLPRPDNAIYALAAALGKVEHAPFPAELNTVTRPFFEKVAATEPADVAADMRALLSTPMDAGAVERLSRDPFFNATLHTTCVATRLSGGHANNALPQTATAVVNCRILPGHSADEVGKVLADAVGDPSVTVKQQVLAGAGVRKPMAAPPMREDVFGPLDKLSALFWPEAVVVPQMEPGGSDSTATAAAGIPSYGISGVELDEDDNRMHGKDERLGVEAYFHGVAFYYAYLKALSGGS; the protein is encoded by the coding sequence ATGCGGATTCGTGGGTGGTCTGGACGGCTTGCGTTGATGGCGGTTTGCGGTTGCGGTGCGGTGACGGCGTGGGGGCAGGCTCCTCCGGCGTTGCTGCCGGAGGAGGTGAAGGTCGAGTCGCGGGGGATATTCAAGGAGCTGATTGAGATCAATACGACTAACTCGGTGGGCAATGTGACTATGGCTGCCGAGGCGATGAAGGCGCGGTTTCTGAGAGCTGGGTTTGCCGAGGAGGATCTGCCGATCGTTGGGGCGAATCCGAAGAAGATGAACCTTGTGGTGCGGCTGCGTGGCACGGGGGCGAAGAAGCCGATTTTAGTCTTATGCCACCTGGATGTTGTCGAGGCGGAGCGGAAGGATTGGACGACCGATCCGTTTCAGTTTGTGGAGAAGGATGGCTTCTTTTACGGGCGTGGGACGCAGGATATGAAAGAGGCTGACGCGATCCTGGTGGAGACGCTGATTCGCTTCAAGCGGGAAGGGTATAAACCGGATCGAGACATCATCCTGGTGTTGACGGCGGGGGAAGAAGGCGGTGGGGATAATGGGGTGCGGTGGTTGGTGGAGAATCGCAAGGATTTGATCGATGCGGATTTTGCACTGAATCCAGACTCGGGGCCAGTGCTGATGAAGAACGGCAAGGCTACGATCGTGACCGTTGAAGCGATTGAGAAGAGCAGCGCGAACTTTGAGGTGACGGCTACGAATCGTGGCGGGCATAGTTCGCTGCCAAGGCCGGACAATGCGATCTATGCGCTGGCGGCGGCGTTGGGGAAGGTGGAGCATGCTCCGTTTCCGGCGGAGTTGAATACCGTGACGCGGCCGTTCTTTGAGAAGGTGGCGGCGACGGAGCCCGCGGATGTTGCGGCGGATATGCGTGCCTTGTTGAGCACGCCGATGGATGCGGGAGCGGTCGAGAGGCTTTCGCGGGATCCTTTCTTCAATGCGACGCTGCATACGACATGCGTGGCTACTCGGTTGTCGGGTGGTCATGCGAATAATGCTCTGCCGCAGACGGCTACGGCTGTGGTGAACTGTCGGATTTTGCCGGGGCATAGCGCGGACGAAGTCGGGAAGGTGTTGGCGGATGCAGTTGGGGATCCGAGCGTGACGGTGAAGCAGCAGGTGTTGGCGGGAGCGGGCGTGCGGAAGCCGATGGCGGCTCCGCCGATGCGCGAGGATGTGTTTGGTCCGCTGGATAAGCTGTCGGCTCTATTCTGGCCCGAGGCCGTGGTGGTGCCGCAGATGGAGCCGGGTGGGTCGGATAGTACGGCTACGGCGGCTGCGGGGATTCCTAGCTACGGGATTTCAGGCGTTGAACTGGATGAGGATGATAACCGCATGCATGGGAAGGATGAGCGGCTTGGTGTCGAGGCTTACTTCCATGGGGTGGCGTTTTATTACGCTTATTTGAAGGCGCTTTCGGGTGGGAGTTGA
- a CDS encoding APC family permease: MTQPGLSTAEPVVATRTLKRQLGFFDSAMIVVGVMIGSGIFIVPANMARVLGSPGWLLLAWVFAGVLTVSAALSFGELSSMMPGAGGMYLYLSEAYSPLWGFLYGWTFFTVIQTGTIAAVGVAFARFSGVLFPWISERNYLLGPVKLSEHYAISLSSAQMVALVAILLLTGTNALGLKYGKWVQNLFTVTKIAALGALIVAGFTIGRSSAAVHENFAQMFVTRSGSAAPEMVGALGILVAVCVAQSGSLFSADSWHNVTFAAEEVRDPRRVLPRALILGSVLVIVLYLAANVAYLSTLSFGEIQGAAHDRVATAMLEKIFPSVGGRLMALAIMISTFGCINSLILAGARAYYAMARDGLFVPAAAKLNKANVPGASLAMQAVWAGMLVLLTTYSATAGYGNLYSDLLDYVISAALIFYVLTIAAVVVLRWKRPLAERPYRTFGYPVTPGFYVLGASAIVVCLFVFRPATTWPGLGIVACGAPVYFLIRRRKR; this comes from the coding sequence ATGACCCAGCCAGGACTCTCGACCGCAGAACCGGTGGTTGCGACACGGACATTGAAACGGCAGCTTGGCTTCTTCGACTCCGCGATGATCGTGGTGGGCGTGATGATCGGGTCGGGGATCTTCATTGTCCCGGCGAACATGGCCCGGGTGCTGGGAAGCCCGGGATGGCTGCTGCTGGCGTGGGTGTTCGCGGGAGTGCTTACGGTGAGCGCGGCGCTTTCGTTTGGAGAGCTCTCGTCGATGATGCCGGGAGCAGGTGGAATGTATCTGTATCTCTCCGAAGCCTACTCGCCGCTTTGGGGATTTCTTTACGGGTGGACGTTTTTTACCGTGATTCAGACGGGGACGATTGCCGCGGTGGGCGTGGCGTTCGCGAGGTTCTCAGGGGTGCTGTTTCCCTGGATCTCGGAAAGGAATTACCTGCTTGGGCCGGTGAAGCTTTCGGAACATTATGCGATCTCGCTTTCATCGGCACAGATGGTTGCGCTGGTGGCGATCCTGCTGTTGACGGGGACGAATGCGCTTGGGTTGAAGTATGGGAAGTGGGTGCAGAACCTGTTCACGGTGACGAAGATCGCGGCGCTGGGAGCGTTGATCGTTGCCGGATTCACAATCGGGCGGAGTTCTGCTGCGGTGCATGAGAACTTTGCGCAGATGTTTGTGACTCGCAGCGGTAGTGCGGCACCGGAGATGGTTGGGGCGTTGGGGATTTTGGTCGCGGTGTGCGTGGCGCAGTCGGGGTCGCTGTTTTCTGCGGACTCATGGCATAACGTGACGTTCGCGGCGGAGGAGGTGAGGGACCCGCGACGGGTGTTGCCGAGGGCTTTGATCCTGGGGAGCGTGCTTGTGATCGTGCTGTATCTCGCGGCGAACGTGGCTTATCTCTCGACGCTTTCGTTTGGCGAGATACAGGGTGCGGCGCATGACCGGGTGGCGACGGCGATGCTCGAGAAGATCTTTCCGTCGGTCGGCGGACGGCTAATGGCGCTGGCGATCATGATCTCGACGTTCGGGTGCATCAACAGCCTGATTCTGGCGGGAGCTCGGGCTTACTATGCGATGGCGCGGGATGGGCTGTTCGTCCCGGCGGCGGCGAAATTGAATAAGGCGAATGTTCCGGGGGCTTCGCTGGCGATGCAGGCGGTGTGGGCGGGGATGCTGGTGTTGCTGACGACTTACTCGGCCACGGCAGGGTATGGAAATCTCTATAGCGATCTGCTGGATTATGTGATTTCAGCGGCACTTATTTTCTATGTGCTGACGATCGCTGCTGTTGTTGTGCTGCGATGGAAGAGGCCTTTGGCTGAGAGGCCGTATCGGACGTTTGGGTATCCGGTTACGCCGGGGTTTTACGTTCTTGGGGCTTCGGCGATCGTGGTTTGTCTGTTTGTGTTTCGACCGGCTACTACCTGGCCTGGGTTGGGGATTGTTGCTTGCGGAGCTCCGGTTTACTTCTTGATTCGGAGACGGAAGAGGTAG
- a CDS encoding beta-L-arabinofuranosidase domain-containing protein — protein MTYLIPRRQFLKSAAATVAALASNPTLHAAPSAPSHIKLETFDYQGVCLLPSRWLDQIDGARAFYLNLSDDNILHGFRAAAGLPAPGKSLGGWAYPRTDGLLGDWTSAMSRLYRATGDTAYRDKATYLLAEWAKTIAPDGNGRAEYAKMNCGLVDMHLYAADPTAMPLLDRITAHAEKNISRERLPAIKQDNVYYSGRPGEWYKLSENLYRAYQITGDPRYRTFAEVWLYPTYWNKFAGTASPADAHGVHAFSHVNTFSSAAMHYEVTGDPVTLRILVNAFDYLQNTQCFATGGYGPNERFMAPDGSLGRSLDTRSDTFETGCGSWGAFKMAQHLIRFTGEARYGDWIEQLFYNGIGASLPVTEGGRNFYYSDYRVAGGMKVDRWDNFTCCSGTYFQDLAAYHDLIAFKNATGLNVNLYVPSEITWTLSGTQVKLTQHTTYPLSESITLNVDPATPTTFDLRLRVPQWSQSVSLKVNGKPSIVPCKPGTWATISRQWSPGDTVELHIPMPLRTESVDRQHPDRVAVVRGPVVLALDDDYHDPNFLLPPDDESLNRLLIADDTPLASHFSAPAVPGMYRVERPDGQHVRLRFRPFYAYNEGFPYRMYFDRKDPPYPLW, from the coding sequence ATGACCTATCTCATCCCGCGCCGCCAGTTCCTCAAATCCGCCGCCGCAACCGTCGCCGCACTCGCATCCAATCCAACGCTGCACGCCGCACCTTCAGCCCCATCCCACATCAAGCTCGAGACCTTCGACTACCAGGGTGTTTGCCTCCTACCCAGCCGCTGGCTCGACCAGATCGACGGCGCAAGAGCCTTCTACCTCAACCTCTCCGACGACAACATCCTCCACGGCTTCCGCGCCGCCGCCGGCCTTCCCGCACCCGGCAAGAGCCTGGGCGGCTGGGCCTACCCACGCACCGACGGCCTCCTCGGCGACTGGACCAGCGCCATGTCGCGCCTCTACCGCGCCACCGGCGACACCGCCTACCGCGACAAAGCCACCTACCTCCTGGCCGAGTGGGCCAAAACCATAGCCCCCGACGGCAACGGTCGAGCCGAGTACGCCAAGATGAACTGCGGCCTCGTCGACATGCACCTCTACGCCGCCGACCCCACCGCCATGCCCCTCCTCGATCGCATCACCGCACACGCCGAGAAGAACATCAGCCGCGAGCGTCTCCCCGCCATCAAGCAGGACAACGTCTATTACTCCGGTCGCCCCGGCGAGTGGTACAAGCTCTCTGAGAACCTCTACCGCGCCTACCAAATCACCGGCGACCCACGCTACCGCACCTTCGCCGAGGTCTGGCTCTACCCCACCTACTGGAACAAGTTCGCCGGCACCGCATCCCCCGCCGATGCCCACGGCGTCCACGCCTTCTCCCATGTCAACACCTTCTCCAGCGCCGCCATGCACTACGAGGTCACCGGCGACCCCGTCACCCTCCGTATCCTCGTCAACGCCTTCGACTACCTCCAGAACACCCAGTGCTTCGCCACCGGAGGCTATGGCCCTAATGAGCGCTTCATGGCCCCCGACGGAAGCCTCGGCCGTTCCCTCGACACCCGCTCCGACACCTTTGAAACCGGCTGCGGCTCCTGGGGAGCCTTCAAGATGGCCCAGCACCTCATCCGCTTCACCGGCGAAGCCCGCTACGGCGACTGGATCGAGCAGCTCTTCTACAACGGCATCGGGGCCTCGCTCCCCGTCACCGAGGGCGGCCGCAACTTCTACTACTCCGACTACCGCGTCGCCGGAGGCATGAAGGTCGATCGCTGGGATAACTTCACCTGCTGCTCCGGAACCTACTTCCAGGACCTCGCCGCCTACCACGACCTCATCGCCTTCAAGAACGCCACCGGCCTCAACGTCAACCTCTACGTCCCCTCCGAGATCACCTGGACCCTCAGCGGTACGCAGGTTAAGCTAACCCAGCACACGACGTACCCGCTCTCCGAAAGCATCACCCTCAACGTAGACCCCGCCACCCCCACCACCTTCGACCTCCGCCTCCGCGTTCCTCAGTGGTCCCAAAGCGTCTCCCTCAAGGTCAACGGCAAGCCCTCGATAGTCCCCTGCAAACCCGGCACATGGGCCACCATCAGCCGCCAATGGAGCCCCGGCGACACCGTCGAACTCCACATCCCCATGCCCCTCCGCACCGAGTCCGTCGATCGTCAGCACCCCGACCGCGTCGCCGTCGTACGTGGCCCCGTCGTCCTCGCCCTCGACGACGACTACCACGACCCCAACTTCCTCCTGCCGCCCGACGACGAATCCCTCAACCGCCTACTCATCGCCGACGACACCCCACTCGCCTCCCACTTCTCCGCACCCGCCGTCCCCGGCATGTACCGCGTCGAGCGCCCCGACGGCCAGCACGTCCGCCTCCGCTTCCGCCCCTTCTACGCCTACAACGAAGGCTTCCCCTACCGGATGTACTTCGACCGCAAAGACCCGCCCTACCCACTCTGGTAA
- a CDS encoding NAD(P)/FAD-dependent oxidoreductase — MTTFDTIVVGGGIVGAACAAAFARDGLTVALIESGSIGHGATAAAMGHVVLMDDSAPQLLLTRFSQSLWQSLVPNLSATAEYQPAGTIWIASDAEELHEAARKQSIFAEYEIAAQLLDPRQLATLEPNLASNLAGALLVPSDSIVNPLAIARTLVEQAVAHGAQILTAEVLRIGAGTVDLSDGRRLFSRRIVNAAGERSTRLTPGLPIRLRKGHLALTEPHPNFLHHQIVELGYLKSAHCDDDDSVAFNVQPRATGQILIGSSRQYGSTGPEVEPVIIARILARAAEYMPTLAGIPIATTWTGFRSATPDKLPLIGPWPEDETIFLATGHEGLGITTSPATAALLADHFAGRESAIPLTPYLPARLATLVAEPQAMYKENS, encoded by the coding sequence ATGACCACCTTCGACACCATCGTCGTCGGCGGAGGCATCGTCGGCGCGGCCTGTGCCGCCGCCTTCGCGCGCGATGGCCTCACTGTCGCTCTCATCGAGAGCGGCTCCATCGGCCACGGAGCCACCGCTGCCGCCATGGGACACGTCGTCCTCATGGACGACTCCGCCCCACAGCTTCTCCTCACCCGCTTCTCGCAATCCCTCTGGCAATCTCTCGTCCCCAATCTTTCCGCCACCGCCGAGTATCAACCCGCCGGAACTATCTGGATTGCATCCGACGCCGAAGAACTCCACGAGGCCGCCCGTAAACAGTCCATCTTCGCCGAATACGAAATAGCCGCTCAGCTCCTCGACCCCAGGCAGCTAGCCACCCTCGAGCCGAACCTTGCCTCCAACCTCGCCGGAGCTCTCCTCGTCCCATCCGACTCTATCGTCAACCCCCTCGCTATAGCCCGCACCCTCGTAGAACAGGCCGTTGCCCACGGAGCCCAGATCCTCACCGCCGAAGTCCTCCGCATAGGCGCAGGTACCGTTGATCTCAGCGACGGACGCCGCCTCTTCTCCCGGCGCATCGTCAACGCCGCCGGCGAACGCTCCACCAGACTCACTCCCGGTCTCCCTATCCGCCTCCGCAAGGGCCACCTGGCTCTCACCGAGCCCCATCCCAACTTCCTTCACCACCAGATCGTCGAACTCGGCTATCTCAAGAGCGCCCACTGCGACGATGATGATTCCGTAGCCTTCAACGTCCAGCCCCGAGCCACCGGCCAGATCCTTATCGGCTCATCCCGCCAGTACGGCTCGACAGGTCCCGAGGTAGAACCCGTCATCATCGCCCGAATCCTCGCCCGCGCCGCGGAATACATGCCCACCCTCGCCGGCATCCCTATCGCCACCACCTGGACCGGCTTCCGCAGCGCGACACCCGACAAGCTCCCCCTCATCGGCCCCTGGCCGGAAGACGAAACCATCTTCCTCGCTACCGGCCACGAAGGCCTCGGCATCACCACCTCTCCCGCCACCGCCGCCCTCCTCGCCGATCACTTTGCCGGCCGCGAATCCGCCATCCCCCTCACGCCCTACCTACCCGCCCGGCTCGCGACCCTCGTCGCCGAGCCCCAAGCTATGTACAAGGAGAACTCATGA
- a CDS encoding TonB-dependent receptor domain-containing protein, which yields MMRSASRLYSLYLLLVCLLMLPITGLAQTFRGGISGTVVDATGASVASAPVTAQNVDTNQIHQTTSSSAGTFIFQELPLGNYTVTVEASGFDKVRVEKVAVSAGQVVDLNIKVGVATQSTEVVVSADALSLDTATIANTATLSAQTVSDLPLNGRGYTQMVALTPGYAGYAGGQGFNGSLNGARRNQINWQIDGVDNNDFWHNEPAANEGGVSGLPGTTLPLDTVESFSVQTLSLPEAGRNPAGTVNLTLRSGTNHIHGTAYYYNRNELFGAKSPFTTTKQKVRNYNWGVSLGAPVIHNKLFFFGSFETQRFELGTSGLGTEPSVAYQTLALATLAKYNVSPNTVTKAMLATFWPANTLTGPATTGNFTSTVPISGHTYNGSVKFDYNINEKNTVSFHWFSGEGQQAAPSGSQIPDYYQTVPTRAQNYAIVWNNQISSRFSNQVLLGADYFFQAYKDANTNFNPIALGFNTGVTDISGAPNILLGASSQFDPIGPTPPLSRNGTTGHATDAFTLTLGAHDIRFGGEYRRGYVTENYHSNGIGQYVFDGAHGPWANDTFADKNIPILADFLAGYLASGTVARGNQAREVFVNSFGIFAQDAWKATQQLNFNYGVRYDYTGPLYNNNKDLSVFTPATGIVFQGDGIGSVFPPKRLNFSPRAGFTYEPSFTKGLVIRAAAGLYYDTPNINVFLSQSVKNGGAIGLQGNPAGAAPVFTLSVQPQTIVDGQLLAPLAATPATTCIVTTTKVSPCGVYTVSQNLRPGSTVNYSLNIQQQLGTNAVLQIGYVGSQARKQILLRDINQAALNPAGSSVAAYAKQSSRPLFAQYPTYGAVNELDSAGNANYNSLQTTLRLQNLHGVTSMFTYTWSHNLDNGTNYRSALPQDSTNIGADYGNSSYDITNNFKAIVNYDIPTLAKTPHWLTGGFELHSVFSIYGGEPVSIQSSADNSGTGEGSQRATQVLANPYNGASRSLVNGVAYWINPASFVNSPKGTFVTSRRTQVRGPGYNDVDFSVFKTGNVTEKLRLQFRAEMFNLFNRINYAPFHATTGSSLGQLTDTIGDYNGAPGIGPGEPFNVQFSLKALF from the coding sequence ATGATGCGCTCCGCTTCCCGTCTTTACTCCCTCTATCTCCTTCTGGTCTGCCTCCTGATGTTGCCCATCACGGGCCTCGCCCAGACCTTCCGCGGAGGCATCAGCGGCACCGTCGTCGACGCTACCGGAGCCTCTGTCGCCTCTGCCCCCGTCACCGCGCAGAACGTCGACACCAACCAGATCCACCAGACCACCTCCTCCAGTGCCGGAACATTCATCTTCCAGGAGCTTCCCCTCGGCAACTACACCGTCACTGTGGAGGCATCCGGTTTCGATAAGGTGCGCGTCGAGAAAGTGGCCGTGAGCGCGGGCCAGGTCGTCGATCTCAACATCAAGGTAGGTGTCGCCACCCAGAGCACCGAGGTCGTCGTCTCAGCCGACGCACTCAGCCTCGACACCGCGACCATCGCCAACACCGCCACCCTATCCGCCCAGACCGTCTCCGATCTCCCCCTCAATGGCCGCGGCTATACCCAGATGGTCGCCCTCACACCCGGATACGCAGGCTACGCCGGTGGCCAGGGCTTCAACGGCTCGCTCAACGGAGCCCGCCGCAACCAGATCAACTGGCAGATCGACGGTGTCGACAACAACGATTTCTGGCACAACGAGCCTGCCGCCAACGAAGGCGGAGTCAGCGGCCTTCCCGGAACCACTCTCCCGCTCGATACGGTCGAGTCTTTCTCGGTCCAGACGCTCTCCCTTCCCGAAGCAGGCCGCAACCCCGCCGGAACCGTCAACCTCACCCTCCGCTCCGGCACGAATCACATTCACGGCACCGCCTACTACTACAACCGCAACGAACTCTTCGGAGCCAAATCCCCCTTCACCACGACCAAGCAGAAGGTCCGCAACTACAACTGGGGCGTCTCCCTCGGCGCACCGGTCATTCACAACAAGCTCTTCTTCTTCGGCTCCTTTGAAACCCAGCGCTTCGAGCTTGGCACCTCCGGCCTAGGCACCGAGCCCTCGGTGGCCTACCAGACCCTCGCCCTCGCCACGCTAGCCAAGTACAACGTCTCCCCGAACACCGTCACCAAGGCCATGCTTGCCACCTTCTGGCCCGCCAACACCCTCACCGGCCCCGCCACCACCGGAAACTTCACCAGCACCGTCCCCATCAGCGGCCACACCTACAACGGCTCCGTGAAGTTCGACTACAACATCAACGAGAAGAACACCGTCTCCTTCCACTGGTTCTCCGGCGAAGGCCAGCAGGCCGCACCCTCCGGCTCCCAGATTCCCGACTACTACCAGACCGTCCCCACCCGCGCCCAGAACTACGCCATCGTCTGGAACAACCAGATCTCCTCCCGCTTCTCGAACCAGGTCCTCCTCGGCGCCGACTACTTCTTCCAGGCCTATAAAGACGCCAACACCAACTTCAACCCCATCGCCCTCGGCTTCAACACCGGCGTCACCGACATCTCCGGAGCCCCGAACATTCTCCTCGGTGCAAGCTCGCAGTTCGATCCCATCGGACCCACGCCGCCCCTCAGCCGCAACGGGACCACCGGCCACGCTACCGACGCCTTCACCCTCACCCTCGGCGCACATGACATCCGCTTCGGCGGCGAGTACCGCCGCGGCTACGTCACAGAGAATTACCACTCCAACGGCATCGGCCAGTACGTCTTCGACGGAGCCCACGGCCCCTGGGCCAACGACACCTTCGCCGACAAGAACATCCCCATCCTCGCCGACTTTCTCGCAGGCTATCTCGCCAGCGGAACCGTCGCCCGCGGCAACCAGGCCCGTGAGGTCTTCGTCAACTCCTTCGGCATCTTCGCCCAGGATGCCTGGAAGGCCACCCAGCAACTCAACTTCAACTACGGCGTCCGCTACGACTACACCGGCCCCCTCTACAACAACAACAAGGATCTCTCGGTCTTCACCCCCGCCACCGGCATCGTCTTCCAGGGCGATGGCATCGGCTCCGTCTTCCCGCCCAAGCGCCTGAACTTCAGCCCGCGCGCCGGCTTCACCTATGAGCCCTCCTTCACCAAGGGCCTCGTCATCCGCGCCGCTGCCGGTCTCTACTACGACACCCCGAACATCAACGTCTTCCTCTCGCAGAGCGTCAAGAACGGCGGAGCCATCGGCCTCCAGGGCAATCCCGCCGGAGCCGCCCCCGTCTTCACCCTCTCCGTCCAGCCCCAGACGATCGTCGACGGACAGCTTCTCGCTCCGCTCGCCGCCACCCCCGCCACCACCTGCATCGTCACCACCACCAAGGTCTCGCCCTGCGGTGTTTACACCGTCAGCCAGAACCTCCGCCCCGGCTCAACGGTGAACTACAGCCTGAACATCCAGCAGCAGCTCGGCACCAACGCCGTCCTGCAGATCGGCTACGTCGGCTCCCAGGCGCGCAAGCAGATCCTGCTCCGCGACATCAACCAGGCCGCCCTCAACCCTGCCGGTTCCAGCGTCGCCGCCTACGCCAAGCAGAGCAGCCGTCCTCTCTTCGCCCAGTACCCCACCTACGGAGCCGTCAACGAGCTAGACAGCGCAGGCAACGCCAACTACAACTCGCTCCAGACCACTCTTCGCCTCCAGAACCTCCATGGCGTCACCTCGATGTTCACCTACACCTGGAGCCACAACCTCGATAACGGAACCAACTACCGCAGCGCTCTCCCGCAGGACTCCACCAACATCGGTGCCGACTACGGCAACAGCTCCTACGACATCACCAACAACTTCAAAGCGATCGTCAACTACGACATCCCCACCCTCGCGAAAACCCCGCACTGGCTTACCGGCGGCTTCGAGCTCCATAGCGTCTTCTCCATCTACGGCGGCGAGCCCGTCTCCATCCAGAGCAGCGCCGACAACTCCGGGACCGGAGAAGGCTCCCAGCGCGCGACCCAGGTCCTCGCCAACCCTTACAACGGAGCAAGCCGCTCGCTCGTCAACGGCGTAGCCTACTGGATCAACCCCGCCTCCTTCGTCAACTCGCCCAAGGGAACCTTCGTCACCTCCCGCCGCACGCAGGTCCGCGGTCCCGGCTATAACGACGTCGACTTCTCCGTCTTCAAGACCGGAAACGTCACCGAGAAGCTTCGTCTCCAGTTCCGCGCCGAGATGTTCAACCTCTTCAACCGGATCAACTACGCACCCTTCCACGCCACCACTGGCAGCAGCCTCGGCCAGCTCACCGACACCATCGGCGACTACAACGGCGCCCCCGGCATCGGTCCCGGCGAACCCTTCAACGTCCAGTTCAGCCTGAAGGCTCTCTTCTAA